From Pirellulales bacterium, one genomic window encodes:
- a CDS encoding rhamnogalacturonan acetylesterase, whose translation MAAGCRTAFALGLLAAIAQAGNISAQAGQDQTTHKFSFAPGNNISGYTQVSPETTYSKELGYGFEPGAQLKTIEQAGGAAAHAESASGDLPHSGCVTSDKPFYFSIALPEGNYKVTVTLGNPAGDSTMTVKAELRRLMLEHVHTEPGKFETHTFDVNIRTPQIAGGSSVHLKPREKTDEAWAWDDKLTLEFNDAKPCLCAVEIEPADNIPTVYLLGDSTVCDQPLEPWNSWGQMLPRFFQPGVVVSNQAESGESLRSSLGAKRLDKVLSTMKPGDYLFIQYGHNDMKEKGEGVGAFTTYKADLKKFITGARQHGGTAVLVTSMDRKKGLGADGQMTNTLGDYPEAVRQTAKEENVPLIDLHAMSWKLYQALGQDNIGKAFQDPTHHNNYGSYELAKCIVEGIRQNKLDLAKFIVADFTDFDPSHPDPVDSFHMPASPKVSSVKPEGN comes from the coding sequence ATGGCCGCCGGGTGCCGCACTGCATTCGCACTTGGATTACTTGCCGCTATTGCGCAGGCTGGGAATATCTCGGCGCAAGCAGGCCAAGATCAAACCACTCACAAATTTTCATTTGCACCAGGAAACAACATATCGGGCTATACGCAGGTTTCACCTGAGACGACGTACTCCAAAGAACTGGGCTACGGTTTTGAGCCCGGAGCCCAATTGAAAACGATTGAGCAAGCCGGTGGTGCTGCTGCGCATGCCGAAAGCGCTTCTGGTGATCTCCCGCATAGCGGTTGCGTCACCAGCGACAAACCGTTTTATTTTTCCATTGCGCTGCCGGAAGGAAACTACAAGGTGACAGTCACGCTGGGCAATCCGGCGGGCGATTCAACGATGACCGTCAAAGCCGAATTGCGGCGATTGATGTTGGAACACGTGCACACCGAGCCGGGCAAGTTTGAAACGCACACGTTTGACGTGAACATTCGCACGCCGCAAATTGCCGGCGGCAGTAGCGTGCACTTGAAGCCGCGCGAAAAAACCGACGAAGCCTGGGCCTGGGATGACAAGCTCACGTTGGAATTCAACGATGCCAAACCCTGTCTGTGCGCGGTGGAAATTGAGCCGGCAGACAATATTCCCACAGTGTATTTATTGGGCGACTCCACGGTCTGCGATCAGCCCCTGGAGCCGTGGAACAGTTGGGGGCAAATGCTGCCGCGGTTTTTTCAGCCCGGCGTGGTGGTTTCCAACCAGGCGGAGTCGGGCGAATCGCTCCGCAGTTCGCTGGGCGCCAAGCGGCTGGATAAAGTTCTCAGCACCATGAAGCCCGGCGATTATTTGTTCATTCAGTACGGCCACAACGACATGAAGGAAAAAGGCGAAGGGGTGGGCGCGTTCACCACGTACAAGGCCGACCTGAAAAAATTCATTACTGGGGCTCGGCAGCACGGCGGCACCGCGGTGCTGGTGACTTCGATGGATCGTAAAAAAGGTTTGGGCGCCGACGGACAAATGACCAACACGCTGGGCGACTATCCGGAGGCGGTACGGCAAACTGCCAAGGAAGAAAATGTTCCCTTGATCGACCTGCACGCCATGAGCTGGAAGTTGTATCAGGCGCTGGGACAGGACAACATCGGCAAAGCGTTTCAGGATCCCACGCATCATAACAATTACGGCAGCTACGAGCTGGCTAAATGCATTGTGGAAGGCATTCGGCAAAACAAGCTCGATTTGGCCAAGTTCATTGTGGCTGATTTCACCGATTTCGATCCGAGCCATCCTGATCCGGTGGATAGTTTTCACATGCCGGCCAGTCCGAAAGTTTCGAGTGTCAAACCGGAGGGAAATTGA
- a CDS encoding phosphoenolpyruvate carboxykinase (ATP) translates to MSQTLDLSRHEIDNEFAVRNAPPAALYEDAISVEHAAIANSGALIIRSGKKTGRSPLDKRIVDHPDSSGNIWWGPVNIKLEEHVFVINRQRAIDYLNTRDQLYVCDGFAGWDPRYRVKVRVICARAYHALFMRNMLIRPTATELEQFGEPDYVIYNAGQFPANPHTHQMTSRTSIDISLERREMVILGTEYAGEMKKGVFTLMHYVMPARGVLSMHCSANEGASSLSRPLDEGQVSAGDSPRRGEGAGSGDVSLFFGLSGTGKTTLSADPCRRLIGDDEHCWSDHGIFNIEGGCYAKCIGLTRENEPEIYDAIRFGTVLENVVFNEETRAVDFENAALTENTRAAYPIEYIDNAKVPCVGGHPRNIIFLTCDAFGVIPPVSRLTPEQAMYHFISGYTARVAGTEVGVKEPQVAFSACYSAAFLVRHPTVYATMLAERLRKHRAQAWLVNTGWSGGAYGVGSRIPLVHTRAIIDAIHCGALNAAPTQRDPHFKLDYCTRCPSVPEALLQPAATWKDRAAYEATAQKLAALFRENFAKYASPDLPAMASAGP, encoded by the coding sequence ATGTCTCAAACACTTGATTTATCGCGTCACGAAATCGACAACGAGTTCGCCGTGCGCAATGCTCCGCCGGCGGCGCTGTACGAAGATGCCATTTCGGTGGAACACGCGGCCATCGCCAATAGCGGGGCACTGATTATTCGCTCCGGAAAGAAAACCGGCCGCAGTCCTTTAGATAAACGAATTGTCGATCACCCAGATAGTTCCGGGAACATCTGGTGGGGGCCAGTGAACATCAAACTGGAAGAGCATGTGTTCGTCATCAACCGGCAACGGGCGATTGATTACTTGAATACCCGTGACCAGCTCTACGTGTGCGATGGCTTTGCCGGTTGGGATCCGCGCTATCGGGTGAAAGTGCGCGTAATTTGCGCCCGGGCATACCATGCGCTGTTCATGCGCAACATGCTGATTCGTCCGACGGCGACGGAATTGGAGCAGTTCGGCGAGCCCGATTATGTGATTTACAATGCCGGCCAATTTCCTGCCAATCCGCACACGCACCAAATGACTTCGCGCACCAGCATCGACATTAGCTTAGAGCGGCGCGAAATGGTGATTCTCGGCACCGAATACGCCGGCGAAATGAAAAAGGGAGTGTTCACCTTGATGCATTACGTCATGCCGGCCCGCGGAGTGCTGTCGATGCACTGCTCGGCGAATGAAGGTGCATCTTCACTCTCTCGCCCTTTGGACGAGGGCCAGGTGTCCGCAGGCGACTCGCCGCGGCGAGGTGAGGGCGCCGGTTCTGGTGATGTGTCGTTGTTCTTCGGTCTATCGGGGACGGGCAAAACGACGCTGTCGGCCGATCCTTGCCGCCGACTGATCGGCGACGACGAACACTGCTGGAGCGACCACGGCATTTTCAACATCGAAGGCGGCTGCTATGCCAAGTGCATTGGGCTGACGCGCGAAAACGAGCCGGAAATTTACGACGCCATTCGCTTCGGCACAGTGCTAGAAAACGTGGTGTTCAACGAAGAAACGCGAGCCGTCGATTTCGAGAACGCAGCCCTCACCGAAAATACCCGGGCCGCTTATCCGATTGAATACATCGACAACGCTAAGGTGCCCTGCGTAGGCGGACATCCGCGAAACATTATCTTTCTTACCTGCGATGCGTTTGGAGTGATTCCGCCGGTAAGCCGGCTGACGCCGGAGCAGGCAATGTATCATTTCATCAGTGGATATACGGCGCGCGTGGCGGGCACCGAAGTAGGCGTGAAGGAGCCGCAAGTCGCGTTCTCCGCCTGTTACAGTGCGGCGTTTTTGGTGCGGCATCCGACCGTGTACGCCACGATGCTGGCCGAACGGCTGCGGAAACACCGCGCTCAGGCCTGGCTGGTGAACACCGGCTGGTCCGGAGGCGCTTACGGCGTGGGTTCGCGCATTCCGCTGGTGCACACCCGCGCAATTATCGACGCCATCCACTGCGGCGCATTGAATGCAGCCCCGACGCAGCGCGATCCGCACTTCAAACTCGACTATTGCACCCGTTGCCCCAGCGTGCCCGAGGCACTATTGCAGCCTGCCGCCACCTGGAAAGATCGGGCCGCTTATGAAGCTACGGCCCAAAAGTTAGCTGCTTTGTTCCGCGAGAATTTCGCCAAATACGCCAGCCCCGATTTGCCGGCGATGGCTTCTGCCGGGCCGTAA